The DNA window GATCTTCAGGGGACATGTTGAAGGTCCCGTTGATCCCCACGTACCCTTGTGTCTTCTCGATGGCGTCACGGATGCCGGCCCGGTCGGCGCCGGCGGCGGCGAGAGCCATTTCAATGAGTTTCAGGGCATCGTAGGCATAACCGGTGTGGGTGCTCACGGGCCCGTACTTTTTCTCGTACCTCGTTTTCACATCCATGAGGAACGCTTTCGCTGCATCGGAGTCGGCGAGTTTGTCCGCCACGATGAAGCTGCTGGCGGGCATCATGACCCCCTCGGCGGCCTCGCCGGCCTGCTCGATGAACTTGGGATCGGCCACCCCGTGGCTCATGAAGATGGGGATCTTGACGTCAAGCTGTTTCGCGTTCTTGGTGATGATGGCGGGAGCCGGTCCGATGCCCCACACAACGATGGCCTGTGCGTCCTTGCCCTTGAGGACGGTGAGCTGGGAGGACATGTCCGTGTCCCTGTCGCCGTAGCGCTCGTCGGCGACGATCTCGAAGCCGAGGGCTTCCGCCTGGCCCTGGAGGCCCTTGCGCCCGCTGTCCCCGAATCCGCTTGAAGAGGACAGGATGGCGACCTTTTTAATCCCCTCCCTGGTGAAATAGTCGTAGAGCCGCTCGACGGCCATCGTGTCTGTCTGAGGAGTCTTGAAAACCCATTTTTTAACCGGGACGACCACCGGGGACCCGCCCACGCACGCCACCATGGGGACCTCGCTGTCCTGGATGAACTTGATGGACGCCATGGCCGTACCTGTGCTGGTGGGCCCTATGATGGCCAGGACCTTGTCCTTCTCGATGAGCCGCCGGATGACGGTGACCGCCTGGGTAGGATCCGACTGGGTGTCGTAGGTGATCATTTCGATCTTTTTCCCGTTAACGCCACCAGCGGAGTTGATCTCCTCGAGGAGCATCTCGGCGATCTTGGCTGACGGGTCCCCGATGACGGCCGCGGGCCCCGTGAGGGCGAAGGCCGCCCCGATCTTGTAGGTGTCCGCAGCGTGGGCAGTCAGCTGACCGGCAAGCAGGAAAGCCGCCGCGACAAACAGTACCGCAAACCTCTTTTTCCCCTTCATCCTGTTCTCCTTTCCCACCCTCGTTTGGTTAAGTCCGGTTATCAGATTTTCCGTATTACATCAAATCCGGTGCCACTTGTTCTTTTACTTTCCACTTTCCACTATTTCCTGGTTTCCCTTGCCCTCCGTAGCCAGTCAGGAGGCGTTAGCGAAGGCGGTTTCTCCCTTCTCCCTTCTCCCTTCTCCCTTCTCCCTGTTTCCACCTCCCCCTGTCCTCCGAAGCCTCCGGCGACGGCGGATCCTTTCTCCCAGTGCGCACAATAAAGAAAGCCCCGCCGGTTGGGCGGGGCCTGGTTTTCTATCTCAGGTTGTTCCTTTTCTAACCCTGGCCTCCCGGCGCACACGGAATTCTATTGCCCGGCCACCAGCACCAGTTGAAGTGAGTAAAAGTATTTTTGGCAAAGCAAGCGTTCATCGGTTTGTCCTGACTTGGTACCGACTATTGATCACTGTTTACTGTTTACTGTTTACTGACTACTGAATCTACTTCTTACCATAGCCGTGCGAACCGCGTCAACAGAAGCGTTAATTCCCGAAATCCGCCATCGGTTTTTGTCAACCTCCGGCCGGGGCATCGGAGAGGCCTTTTCCCCGGTCCGGGTCCGGAGAACGTATCCGGGCAGCGTCAGGAACTGTTGACCGACGCAGGAGAGTGCGTCGACCTGGCGCAAAACAGTCTCCGCCCTCGACTTGCCCCGCAACCTGTTGATGTGAATCGAGAAATAATGCCCGCCGACATCCGGCGGCGGTTCATGACACAGGAAGGGATTTTCTCCCCTGATTTGCGCGCCGCTGCGCGGTCGCATCCCTTCGGGACGACTCGCCTGCGTCTCGCGCTCCGTTTGCTACGCAAGCCGTAGTCCCGGCAGCGGACGATGGTAACGGGTTTGCAATTCAGCCGGACACCGAAAATCGCGCTCCAACTTTCCCGTCTTATTGCCTCCCTCCGACATCGTTTCGTTGTATTATTCCTGACGCGCCCCTTTCACGCTGACCAGACCAATGACAGCAACAGGATGGAAGCAACCGCCATGGACACGGCGGCCAGTCTGTTCAGGGTCAATCGTTCCATCCCCAACACGATGGCCAACAACAGAGCGACAGCAAAACTCATGTTGGCAATGGGAATGACAACGCTGGCCTGCCCCTTCTCGATTGCCAGCAGCAGGAAATTGGAACCGGTCAGCAGCACCCCGGCGGCAAGGCCGTACAACAGCGAGACATCGGACAGGGTAAATTCAATCCCCCGGATGGCGGCATAGGCAACCTGGAGGATCGATCAGATTAAGCCGATGCCGAAGACATAGACCCCACGCGAACGGTCTTTACCCGCATAGCGTTTGAACACAACGTCGTTGACTCCGGCGCATGTCAGACTGAGCAGTGCGCAAAGCACTGACGTGGAGATCACGCGCTCCTACCTTTCGACATCCTCGCGATTGCCACCACTCAGCTCCGATCCCGCCGCGAAGCACAGGCGATACAGAGGGTCGCGGCGGGATCGGTTTCCAATCGGCGGATAGCGATCTCCTC is part of the bacterium genome and encodes:
- a CDS encoding ABC transporter substrate-binding protein: MKGKKRFAVLFVAAAFLLAGQLTAHAADTYKIGAAFALTGPAAVIGDPSAKIAEMLLEEINSAGGVNGKKIEMITYDTQSDPTQAVTVIRRLIEKDKVLAIIGPTSTGTAMASIKFIQDSEVPMVACVGGSPVVVPVKKWVFKTPQTDTMAVERLYDYFTREGIKKVAILSSSSGFGDSGRKGLQGQAEALGFEIVADERYGDRDTDMSSQLTVLKGKDAQAIVVWGIGPAPAIITKNAKQLDVKIPIFMSHGVADPKFIEQAGEAAEGVMMPASSFIVADKLADSDAAKAFLMDVKTRYEKKYGPVSTHTGYAYDALKLIEMALAAAGADRAGIRDAIEKTQGYVGINGTFNMSPEDHNGLTKDSLVMVRVKDGGWEIVP